TTACGGATGACTCCAGGCAAGTTGTATTGACTTTTGCCCAGATTTTCCAGAAGGATAAAACGTAATGTAGTCAATATCATGTCCTTTTTCAGCAAGACGTTTGAGAAGagtttcaaataaaactgAGTGACTTTTCGCCGGATAAGGTAAAATGCCCAAAATGTTTGCACCTTGTGTTTTTGATAGATCTGATAAGAGAAAAAGTAGAAATATACGCATTTTCTTGGTCTTTTATTGATGGTCAAAACCCACACAcggttcacaaaattttgcttgaaACTTCCTAATGTAATGATAATACGGtgataatatttaaattattaaaaacaaaacacttgGAATGGTAAAAATGAGATTAGGTGAACGTATTTAAAAGGCTTTGAACGATGCGACTGTAAAGCACGTATAAATAAATCTATTTTGTTTGTAATCTCATTAGTCAGTCATTTTAACGTGCTTTAGGTGAATGTTATCTTAATAACTTTCAGCATTTTTACATAGGATTACagtcaaataaaaacaaaatttttaatgttttattttttattcgaatttaTGTTTCTGGTTGCTATCTATACAACGAAGTGCATATTTTAagatgtaaataattaatatcgaTCCGAACAGTAAAATAATGGTAACATCAACTAAATAAAACTGATACCAAGGCAAGTCGGCGCCCACTGAGCGTAAATGAGGGGCTCCTTTGTACCTAATTACGTATTCCACCCAATAAATTGCCGTATCCAAAGGTGACATTGGCCGATCtttgaatattttagaaattctTTCTACATTTTGTCTGTATCTAAGAAAAATCACTCGattagtgtttaattttttcataaaagaaCACATACTTTAAATCTTCAAAAAGCTCTGTAATAGTGTTCAgcaaagtatttttatttatatgacCATATGAGAGCTTTTTTGCAATTCCTAATTTCTCTGACGTGACTATATTGAGTTCTTGGTCGTCAAAAAATGGAATTCCTATTCTGGGAATAGCGCAATAGACTGCTTCCTGGCTACCTAATAACCCTCCAtgactaataaataatttcacgTTAGGATGGCCTACAAATGCATgacaaataaaccaaaaaaacgaaaaaatcgttACATAGAATATCGATCTGAGGCATCCACGTTTTAAAGTGAATATTTTCGGGAATTTTCAAGCCTTTGGGAAACTTTTCAGGCGATGCCTTCCATAAAACAGTATAAGGCAATTCAGCAAAAGCATCAAACATGGCTTGGAGAATTTCAGGTTTGAAGCTTTCAGTCCTAACCATTGAACCCATTGATAAGTAAACGACTCCGAACGTGTTATTGCTGACTAAATTTTCCAAATCCTGAAACTTCACCTgtagttgaattttttacgaattttttgcTACTTTTGGTAGTGGTTGGGGTTCGCGTATGTGGAGCCCCCCAACTTCGATAAAATTTGGCACAAGTGGCCTAGCTTGCTGCATACTGAAATGGCTATTAACTAGCACAAGACTAGTGTTTCGAATAAGATTTTCTAAAGAAGGAGTCGTGGGtccaaaaaatttcttaactAAGCGATCTGAACGACCAGAAAAGAAACTAAACCTGAAAATTTTGGTATAAAGCATTTGGAATTAATTTAGGAATGACTTCACCAAAATCTCGTCATTATCcaataaattgtattttcgATTCTTTCGTATAATTTCATCTTGGCGCTTGAACGTGATAAATAACTCTGGATGTAAGCAGGATTATCAGGATTTCCGATCCTGTCATCAATCCAAGGTAAATTAACACTGGTAACATATGCAACAACAGGAGCATTAAACAAATATCCAAAACCTAACGCAATGTCACACCCGAAACTGTGCACAATAATTAAATCGTATTTATTTGTCGTGTTTCGGAGATTTTGTAAAACTGGAGTTTTCATTATTGTAGAAAAGGCATCAGCGCCTGCAATGCGAGTCATGAATTTTACCGCTTGGTAAAGAGATTGATTCTGTAATTGATCGATCGAAACATTATTAACATAATTTGGGACAACCCCATATAAACTTAATTCGTTGTATCTGAAAATCCTGTTGAGTATTTAGCGATACTTCAGTCAAATAAACCTTTGTGTAAAGT
The sequence above is a segment of the Tribolium castaneum strain GA2 chromosome 9, icTriCast1.1, whole genome shotgun sequence genome. Coding sequences within it:
- the LOC100142257 gene encoding UDP-glycosyltransferase UGT5-like, with amino-acid sequence MLKTSIFPVLLIFLVPELPETHSANILGILPYPGKSHSILFETLLKRLAEKGHEVDYVTFFPSRNFTQRYNELSLYGVVPNYVNNVSIDQLQNQSLYQAVKFMTRIAGADAFSTIMKTPVLQNLRNTTNKYDLIIVHSFGCDIALGFGYLFNAPVVAYVTSVNLPWIDDRIGNPDNPAYIQSYLSRSSAKMKLYERIENTIYWIMTRFWFSFFSGRSDRLVKKFFGPTTPSLENLIRNTSLVLVNSHFSMQQARPLVPNFIEVGGLHIREPQPLPKDLENLVSNNTFGVVYLSMGSMVRTESFKPEILQAMFDAFAELPYTVLWKASPEKFPKGLKIPENIHFKTWMPQIDILCHPNVKLFISHGGMLGSQEAVYCAVPRIGVPIYADQERNIVTSEKLGIAKKLSYDHINKNTFLHTIKELIEDLKYKQNIERISKIFKDRPLSPLETAVYWVEYVIRHKGAPHLRSVGADLPWYQYYLIDVALVLSFAISTSLYFTVFLPRQVLCRTRKEKTA